A single Fundidesulfovibrio soli DNA region contains:
- a CDS encoding methyltransferase domain-containing protein — translation MGYRQAHAPIYGYMRGFRHTIPLHLVHYARTFSIFRLLNTLDLGSVLNVGGADGCQSHLVRTLFGKPVTTVDIDEGALAIARERFGLEVALGSALDLPFAGDSFDTVLCIETIEHIRDPGRVVAELTRVARRNVIVSTESFFDSEEQKRAFLLYIRETHPQFFRERDPVTPGDVSYFTREDFHAHFGTRKLRFLPQFSSKQAEIIGSIEAVREHVRDMTENIQPDRRSKVIVHYSKGAPAPNPSPLDEDDILRAIVTEGPLFPMPSLERDEEMLAEDEENLERIARFHEEKAFCAVTTPDGVAETPIEETGAVGMSMRWLTRDDLERSPRFCTRLVTLAPGGRTPERETPWEHQLHILSGKGLLVERTRETELAPGATVLVREGLGFRVENAGDEPLSYLDIIPSITHYFGR, via the coding sequence ATGGGCTACAGGCAGGCGCACGCCCCCATCTACGGCTACATGCGGGGATTCAGGCACACCATCCCCCTGCATCTGGTGCATTATGCCCGCACCTTCAGCATCTTCAGGCTGCTCAACACGCTGGACCTGGGCAGCGTGCTCAACGTGGGCGGGGCGGACGGCTGCCAGTCCCACCTGGTGCGCACGCTCTTCGGCAAGCCCGTGACCACCGTGGACATTGACGAGGGGGCGCTGGCCATCGCCCGCGAGCGTTTCGGCCTGGAGGTGGCCCTGGGTTCCGCCCTGGACCTGCCCTTCGCGGGCGACTCCTTCGACACGGTGCTCTGCATCGAGACCATCGAGCACATCCGCGACCCCGGGCGCGTGGTGGCGGAGCTTACGCGCGTGGCCCGGCGCAACGTGATCGTCTCCACCGAGAGCTTCTTCGACAGCGAGGAGCAGAAGCGGGCCTTCCTGCTCTACATCCGCGAGACGCACCCCCAGTTCTTCCGCGAGCGCGACCCCGTGACGCCGGGGGACGTGAGCTACTTCACCCGCGAGGACTTCCACGCCCACTTCGGCACCCGGAAGCTGCGCTTCCTGCCGCAGTTCAGCAGCAAGCAGGCCGAAATCATCGGGAGCATCGAGGCGGTGCGCGAACACGTGCGGGACATGACCGAGAACATCCAGCCGGACAGGCGCAGCAAGGTGATCGTGCACTACTCCAAGGGCGCGCCCGCGCCCAACCCCTCGCCGCTGGACGAGGACGACATACTGCGCGCCATCGTCACCGAAGGCCCCCTGTTTCCGATGCCCTCCCTTGAGCGAGACGAAGAGATGCTGGCCGAGGATGAGGAAAACCTGGAGAGGATCGCCCGCTTCCACGAGGAGAAGGCCTTCTGCGCCGTGACGACGCCGGATGGAGTCGCCGAAACGCCAATCGAGGAAACCGGGGCCGTCGGCATGAGCATGCGCTGGCTCACCCGGGACGACCTGGAGCGCTCACCCCGCTTCTGCACTAGGCTGGTCACGCTGGCCCCTGGTGGGCGCACCCCTGAGCGGGAAACACCCTGGGAGCACCAGCTGCACATCCTCTCGGGGAAGGGCCTGCTGGTCGAACGGACGCGCGAGACGGAGCTGGCCCCCGGCGCGACCGTGCTGGTCCGCGAAGGGCTGGGCTTCCGCGTGGAGAACGCCGGGGACGAGCCCCTGAGCTATCTGGACATCATCCCCTCCATCACCCACTACTTTGGGCGCTGA
- a CDS encoding sigma-54-dependent transcriptional regulator, producing the protein MSTILVIDDDAEIRDTFQSLSRRMRFTFLGAGTLAEGLGMLRANPVDVILLDIRLPDGNGLDALPEIRRGDSPPEVIILTGLGDPDGAEMAIAGGAWDYLVKPAPIKQTMLSLTRALKYHKEKGSEVATVALRREAIVGTSPRLEACLDHVAQACRLTGPVLIMGETGTGKELMARTIHQNSPRATGEFVAVDCASLTETLLESTLFGHRKGSFTGADQDRPGLVKLADGGTLFLDEVGEMPLNIQRAFLRVLQEKRFRPVGSNVEVQSDFRLIAATNRDLEEMAARGEFRQDLLFRLKTFTITLPPLRERKEDIKALTLHHLDTLCERYGLPTKGVGTDFSEMLMAYSWPGNVRELYGVLERALAASGMEPTLYAKHLPPEVRLQVMKANIERGRQDDRPAAMPEPLLRDLAKGHMPTLKAYKENKEREYLDALILHTGKDLQSMLDTSGLSRSHLYALLKKHNMSL; encoded by the coding sequence ATGTCCACCATACTCGTAATCGACGACGACGCGGAAATCCGCGACACATTCCAAAGCCTTTCCCGCCGCATGCGGTTCACCTTCCTTGGCGCGGGCACCCTGGCCGAGGGCCTGGGCATGCTGCGCGCCAACCCCGTGGACGTCATCCTCCTGGATATACGCCTGCCCGACGGCAACGGCCTGGACGCCCTGCCCGAGATCAGGCGCGGGGACTCCCCGCCGGAGGTCATCATCCTCACCGGCCTGGGCGACCCGGACGGCGCGGAGATGGCCATCGCGGGCGGCGCGTGGGACTATCTGGTCAAACCGGCCCCCATCAAGCAGACCATGCTCTCGCTGACCAGGGCGCTCAAGTACCACAAGGAAAAGGGCAGCGAGGTGGCCACTGTGGCCCTGCGCCGCGAGGCCATCGTGGGCACCAGCCCCAGGCTGGAGGCCTGCCTGGACCACGTGGCCCAGGCCTGCCGCCTCACCGGACCGGTGCTCATCATGGGCGAAACCGGCACCGGCAAGGAGCTCATGGCCCGCACCATCCACCAGAACTCCCCCCGGGCCACGGGCGAGTTCGTGGCCGTGGACTGCGCCTCCCTGACCGAGACCCTGCTGGAGAGCACCCTCTTCGGCCACCGCAAGGGCTCCTTCACCGGCGCCGACCAGGACCGCCCCGGCCTGGTCAAGCTGGCCGACGGCGGCACGCTGTTCCTGGACGAGGTGGGCGAGATGCCGCTGAACATCCAGCGGGCCTTCCTGCGCGTCCTGCAGGAGAAGCGCTTCCGCCCCGTGGGCTCCAACGTGGAGGTGCAGAGCGACTTCCGGCTCATCGCGGCCACCAACCGCGACCTGGAGGAAATGGCCGCGCGCGGCGAGTTCCGGCAGGACCTGCTCTTCCGCCTCAAGACCTTCACCATCACCCTGCCCCCCCTGCGCGAGCGCAAGGAGGACATCAAGGCCCTGACCCTGCATCACCTGGACACGCTCTGCGAGCGCTACGGCCTGCCCACCAAGGGCGTGGGCACCGACTTCTCCGAGATGCTCATGGCCTACTCCTGGCCGGGCAACGTGCGCGAACTCTATGGCGTGCTGGAACGGGCCCTGGCCGCCTCGGGCATGGAGCCCACGCTCTACGCCAAGCACCTGCCCCCGGAGGTGCGCCTGCAGGTGATGAAGGCCAACATCGAGCGCGGCAGGCAGGACGACCGCCCCGCGGCCATGCCCGAACCCCTCCTGCGGGACCTGGCCAAGGGCCACATGCCCACGCTCAAGGCCTACAAGGAGAACAAGGAGCGCGAATACCTGGACGCCCTGATCCTGCATACCGGCAAGGACCTCCAGTCCATGCTGGACACCTCGGGGCTGTCGCGCTCGCACCTGTACGCCCTGCTCAAGAAGCACAACATGTCCCTCTAG
- a CDS encoding ABC transporter substrate binding protein, which produces MKSLLLNVLFLLAFGCGLAHAQADSAKKRILYFNSYHSGYAWSDQVLVGIRSALDKSGQPYDLLIEFMDTKRFVTSDVGDILERLYRDKYAGITPDVIIASDDYAFQFLLERQDRLFPGVPVIFCGVNDFDPAMIASRRNMTGVVENPDFKANFKLLRELLPDVRRVIVVTDYSLTGQAIQKQLMRAASEFKTDFTLECITVRTLNEVLEETKNLTERDMVYLVPIYLHDDGQVYSVEDVCDILSAKLPVAINSAWQFMLGHGIIGGKLHSGEGEGVLAANMALQVLAGEPTAKIKVVDTFSDPFMFDYKALKRFGIPQIKLPFGSTLINEPLSFYTINKHIVWFGLAGFFFLVFILVLLVTSILQKRSVELQIKNQLSFLRILMDTIPLPLSYKGVDGRYLGCNLAFEKWFGVERDLLLGNPVHPLATRFDSAERNLLARPGVISFETDMLDAAGSPHGVIVSKATYLDAKGEIAGVVEAIQDITLRREAEKALRQSQTMLQTVLNNIPQLVYWKDRNLNFIGVNRSFLDFFGLEGPEQIVGSRLNRLLPEDEAKASEEINRRVLASGHSIHRREWILHLPGREPVVLEMTIVPLYDGAGNVVGILGTAEDVTAKMSLEKQLLQSQKMEAIGALAGGIAHDFNNILTSIINSTELALMDISDESDTALDLERTLKAARRGARLVKQILSFSRPTQEGFTATDVAEVVHEALAIFAATLPRSISLNERIEVHPAMAFADPTQLHQIVMNLCANAFQAMRETGGHMSIELDETDFDEVGAEVFSIQPGRYLRISVTDNGPGIPPEIMDRIFDPFFTTKAKGEGTGLGLAVVHGIVKSHRGALKVSSQPGQRTSFEIFLPKLEEVSRAKIALPLAAPMRQGHEHVLFVEDDEDQLKVIPRVLELMGYTVTAKSRAQEALDYLAISAADVEIVVTDFDMPAISGVEFAGRLGKLHPHLPVILVSGRRSALTAAERAGNIRTVLLKPYNGEDLGRAIGHILDAGRS; this is translated from the coding sequence ATGAAATCCCTCCTGCTCAATGTCCTGTTCCTGCTGGCTTTCGGCTGCGGCCTGGCCCACGCCCAGGCCGACAGCGCCAAGAAGCGCATCCTCTATTTCAATTCCTATCACAGCGGCTATGCCTGGTCCGACCAGGTGCTCGTGGGCATCCGCTCCGCGCTGGACAAGTCCGGCCAGCCCTACGACCTGCTGATCGAGTTCATGGACACCAAGCGCTTCGTGACTTCCGACGTGGGGGACATCCTGGAGCGGCTCTACCGCGACAAGTACGCCGGCATCACCCCCGACGTGATCATCGCCTCGGACGACTACGCCTTCCAGTTCCTGCTGGAGCGCCAGGACAGGCTGTTCCCGGGCGTTCCGGTGATCTTCTGCGGCGTCAACGATTTCGATCCGGCCATGATCGCCTCGCGCCGCAACATGACCGGCGTGGTGGAGAACCCGGACTTCAAGGCCAACTTCAAGCTCCTGCGGGAGCTCCTGCCGGACGTGCGCCGCGTCATCGTGGTCACGGACTACTCCCTGACCGGCCAGGCCATCCAGAAGCAGCTGATGCGGGCGGCGTCGGAATTCAAGACCGACTTCACCCTGGAGTGCATCACGGTGCGCACCCTCAACGAGGTCCTGGAGGAGACCAAGAACCTCACCGAGCGGGACATGGTCTACCTGGTGCCCATCTATCTGCACGACGACGGGCAGGTCTACTCCGTGGAGGACGTCTGCGACATCCTCTCCGCCAAGCTGCCCGTGGCCATCAACAGCGCCTGGCAGTTCATGCTCGGCCACGGCATCATCGGCGGGAAGCTGCACTCCGGCGAGGGCGAGGGAGTCCTGGCCGCCAACATGGCCCTGCAGGTTCTCGCCGGGGAGCCAACCGCGAAGATCAAGGTGGTCGACACCTTCAGCGACCCCTTCATGTTCGACTACAAGGCGCTCAAGCGCTTCGGCATCCCGCAGATCAAGCTGCCCTTCGGCTCCACGCTCATCAACGAGCCCCTGAGCTTCTACACCATCAACAAACACATCGTCTGGTTCGGCCTTGCGGGCTTCTTCTTCCTGGTGTTCATCCTGGTGCTGCTGGTCACATCCATCCTGCAGAAGCGCTCGGTGGAGCTGCAGATCAAGAACCAGCTCTCCTTCCTGCGCATCCTCATGGACACCATCCCCCTGCCCCTCTCCTACAAGGGGGTGGACGGCCGCTACCTTGGCTGCAACCTGGCTTTCGAGAAGTGGTTCGGGGTCGAGCGCGACCTCCTGCTCGGCAACCCGGTGCACCCCCTGGCCACCCGTTTCGACTCGGCCGAGCGCAACCTGCTGGCCCGCCCCGGGGTCATCAGCTTCGAGACCGACATGCTCGACGCGGCGGGCAGCCCCCACGGCGTCATCGTGAGCAAGGCCACCTACCTGGACGCCAAGGGCGAGATCGCGGGCGTGGTGGAGGCCATCCAGGACATCACCCTGCGCCGCGAGGCTGAGAAGGCCCTGCGGCAGTCCCAGACGATGCTGCAGACCGTGCTCAACAACATCCCCCAGCTGGTCTACTGGAAGGACAGGAACCTCAACTTCATCGGCGTGAACCGCTCCTTCCTGGACTTCTTCGGCCTGGAAGGCCCGGAGCAGATCGTGGGCAGCAGGCTCAACAGGCTCCTGCCCGAGGACGAGGCCAAGGCCTCGGAGGAGATCAACCGCAGGGTGCTGGCCTCCGGCCACTCCATCCACCGGAGGGAGTGGATACTCCACCTGCCCGGGCGCGAGCCCGTGGTGCTGGAGATGACCATCGTCCCCCTCTACGACGGCGCGGGCAACGTGGTGGGTATCCTGGGCACCGCCGAGGACGTCACGGCCAAGATGAGCCTGGAGAAGCAGCTGCTCCAGTCCCAGAAGATGGAGGCCATCGGCGCGCTGGCCGGCGGCATCGCGCACGACTTCAACAACATCCTGACCTCCATCATCAACTCCACCGAGCTGGCGCTCATGGACATCTCCGACGAATCGGACACCGCCCTTGACCTGGAGCGCACCCTCAAGGCCGCCCGGCGCGGCGCGCGGCTGGTGAAGCAGATCCTGTCCTTCAGCCGCCCCACGCAGGAGGGCTTCACGGCCACCGACGTTGCCGAGGTGGTGCACGAGGCCCTGGCCATCTTCGCGGCCACCCTGCCGCGCTCCATCTCGCTCAACGAGCGCATCGAGGTGCACCCGGCCATGGCCTTCGCCGACCCCACCCAGCTGCACCAGATCGTCATGAACCTGTGCGCCAACGCCTTCCAGGCCATGCGCGAGACGGGCGGGCACATGTCCATCGAACTGGACGAGACCGACTTCGACGAGGTGGGGGCGGAGGTGTTCTCCATCCAGCCGGGGCGCTACCTGCGCATCAGCGTGACGGACAACGGCCCGGGCATCCCCCCCGAGATCATGGACCGCATTTTCGACCCCTTCTTCACCACCAAGGCCAAGGGCGAAGGCACCGGCCTGGGCCTGGCCGTGGTGCACGGCATCGTCAAGTCGCACCGGGGGGCGCTCAAGGTCTCCAGCCAGCCCGGCCAGCGCACCAGCTTCGAGATATTCCTGCCCAAACTCGAGGAAGTCAGCCGCGCCAAGATCGCCCTGCCCTTGGCGGCGCCCATGCGCCAGGGCCACGAGCACGTGCTCTTCGTGGAGGACGACGAGGACCAGCTGAAGGTCATCCCCCGGGTGCTGGAACTCATGGGCTACACCGTCACGGCCAAGAGCCGGGCCCAGGAGGCGCTGGACTACCTGGCCATCTCCGCCGCCGACGTGGAAATCGTGGTCACGGACTTCGACATGCCAGCCATCTCGGGCGTGGAGTTCGCCGGACGCCTCGGCAAGCTCCACCCCCACCTCCCGGTGATCCTGGTGTCGGGGCGCCGTAGCGCCTTGACTGCCGCCGAACGCGCGGGCAACATCCGCACCGTTCTTCTCAAACCCTACAACGGCGAGGATCTGGGCCGGGCCATCGGCCACATCCTCGATGCCGGACGCAGCTGA
- a CDS encoding esterase/lipase family protein has product MLQTFILCILAAGTVISGISYTLYWRAAVRHPHHSHAAAFTSAAGLFFCVLRAFMGSVFSQFFIYASYPLGFLKLRRGGNIRPDCDKPTVVLVHGLYHNASAWYVYGWMLRRQGYANIVRWSYNTVRHDFWELAGQLRGVIKEASEASGGRVALVGHSLGGLLARAAVADQDCASRVLALVALGSPHGGSTLAGLALGRLGRSLAHGGELVRRLAALPCPSGMPKLNIYSPLDNMVLPTGSLEVTQPGWVQVESAPISHVSMLYHPPTLRLALDFLEEASGCAASRGEEALAGA; this is encoded by the coding sequence ATGCTGCAGACATTCATCCTATGCATTCTGGCCGCCGGCACCGTGATATCCGGCATTTCCTACACGCTGTACTGGCGAGCGGCCGTTCGTCACCCCCATCACTCCCACGCCGCGGCGTTCACCAGCGCGGCTGGACTCTTCTTCTGCGTGCTCCGGGCGTTCATGGGCAGCGTGTTCAGCCAGTTCTTCATTTACGCCTCGTACCCGCTGGGCTTTCTGAAGCTCCGCCGGGGCGGGAATATCCGCCCGGATTGCGACAAGCCCACGGTGGTGCTCGTCCACGGCCTGTACCACAACGCCTCGGCCTGGTACGTCTACGGCTGGATGCTGCGCCGCCAAGGCTACGCCAACATCGTCCGCTGGAGCTACAATACCGTCCGGCACGACTTCTGGGAGTTGGCCGGGCAGTTGCGCGGCGTCATCAAGGAAGCCTCGGAAGCGAGCGGCGGGCGGGTTGCCCTGGTGGGCCACAGCCTGGGCGGCCTGCTGGCCCGGGCCGCCGTGGCCGACCAGGACTGCGCCTCCCGCGTGCTGGCCCTGGTCGCCCTTGGCTCCCCCCACGGGGGCAGCACCCTGGCCGGGCTGGCCCTGGGACGCCTGGGCCGCAGCCTGGCCCACGGAGGCGAACTGGTCCGCCGGTTGGCCGCCCTGCCCTGCCCCAGCGGCATGCCCAAGCTCAATATCTATTCACCGCTGGACAACATGGTCCTGCCCACCGGCTCGCTGGAGGTCACACAGCCCGGATGGGTGCAGGTCGAGTCCGCGCCCATCAGCCATGTCAGCATGCTCTACCATCCGCCCACGCTGCGCCTGGCCCTGGACTTCCTGGAGGAGGCCTCGGGCTGCGCCGCCAGCCGGGGCGAAGAGGCCCTCGCCGGCGCTTGA
- a CDS encoding oxidoreductase yields the protein MQWTTASIPDQTGRIAIVTGANSGIGYETAKALASKGAQVVLACRSPERGEGASARLAEEIPGAQAVLMPLDLADLASVRAFASDFRERFTRLDLLVNNAGVMVPPPGVTADGFETQMGVNHLGHFALTGLLWPHLLLSDAPRVVVVSSVSHRWGCLDAKRLGEQRRCCCTGCCSCGSWKAYGDSKLANLLFMNELASAARGAKPGMVVAAAHPGWTATNLQRTTRVRSLNGCFAMRPWQGALPTLCAATDPEVASGDFIGPDGCMQMRGYPKKVRGSCRSRDSALARDLWAASERLTGVRFPGECAGA from the coding sequence ATGCAATGGACCACAGCCTCAATCCCGGACCAGACGGGCCGGATCGCCATCGTCACCGGCGCCAACAGCGGCATCGGCTACGAGACGGCCAAGGCCCTGGCCTCAAAGGGCGCGCAGGTGGTGCTGGCCTGCCGCAGCCCGGAGCGCGGCGAGGGGGCCTCGGCCCGGTTGGCAGAGGAAATCCCTGGCGCGCAAGCCGTCCTGATGCCGCTGGACCTGGCTGACCTGGCCTCCGTGCGCGCCTTTGCCAGTGACTTCCGCGAGCGGTTCACCCGGCTGGACCTGCTGGTGAACAACGCGGGCGTCATGGTGCCGCCCCCCGGCGTCACCGCCGACGGCTTCGAGACCCAGATGGGTGTGAACCATCTGGGCCACTTCGCGCTCACGGGCCTGCTCTGGCCGCACCTGCTGCTCTCGGACGCCCCGCGTGTGGTGGTGGTCTCCAGCGTGTCCCACCGCTGGGGATGCCTGGACGCCAAGCGCCTGGGCGAGCAACGCCGCTGTTGCTGCACAGGCTGCTGCTCCTGCGGTTCCTGGAAGGCTTACGGCGACAGCAAGCTTGCCAACCTGCTGTTCATGAACGAGCTGGCGTCCGCGGCGCGCGGCGCGAAGCCGGGCATGGTGGTGGCCGCCGCCCACCCGGGCTGGACGGCGACCAACCTGCAGCGCACCACACGAGTACGCTCCCTGAACGGTTGCTTCGCCATGCGCCCCTGGCAGGGGGCGCTGCCCACCCTGTGCGCGGCCACCGACCCGGAGGTCGCAAGCGGGGACTTCATCGGGCCGGACGGCTGCATGCAGATGCGCGGCTACCCCAAAAAGGTGCGCGGCTCCTGCCGCTCCAGGGATTCGGCCCTGGCCCGCGACCTGTGGGCCGCGTCCGAGCGGCTGACTGGCGTGCGCTTCCCCGGCGAGTGCGCGGGAGCATGA
- a CDS encoding AraC family transcriptional regulator, which produces MKDSARYWIEPNLGGLECLQASFVNHRFAPHAHEEFVIGVIQAGAQRARYRGGDEIMPADTTCVMNAGEQHTGHGATEAGWSYRVFYPHPSVLQGVASQLAGRPVGVPTFDELVIRDDELTRGFLALHAALDSGCATPLAKQSLLNWALARLIGRHSSPRPAAPPLRKARPGIQRAREYLDAHHAQAPGLDELAAVACMSPYHFVRSFGAEVGVPPHIYQLQRRIAAAKRLLAGGASIADVAAATGFADQSHLTNRFKAVVGVTPGAFRKKSKNLQDDPAGKDAEGS; this is translated from the coding sequence ATGAAAGACAGCGCCCGCTACTGGATCGAGCCCAACCTCGGCGGCCTGGAGTGCCTCCAGGCCTCCTTCGTGAACCACCGCTTCGCGCCCCACGCCCACGAGGAGTTCGTCATCGGGGTGATCCAGGCCGGCGCCCAGCGCGCCCGCTACCGGGGCGGCGACGAGATCATGCCCGCCGACACCACCTGCGTGATGAACGCGGGCGAGCAGCACACAGGCCACGGCGCCACCGAGGCGGGCTGGAGCTACCGGGTCTTCTACCCGCATCCGTCCGTGTTGCAGGGCGTGGCCAGTCAGCTTGCCGGGCGGCCCGTGGGCGTGCCCACCTTCGACGAGTTGGTGATCCGCGACGACGAGCTCACGCGCGGCTTCCTCGCCCTGCACGCCGCCCTGGATTCGGGCTGCGCCACCCCCCTGGCCAAGCAGAGCCTGCTCAACTGGGCCTTGGCCCGGCTGATCGGGAGGCACTCCTCGCCCCGTCCCGCCGCGCCCCCCCTGCGCAAGGCCCGCCCGGGCATCCAGCGGGCCCGCGAATACCTGGACGCCCACCACGCCCAGGCCCCCGGACTGGATGAGCTGGCCGCCGTGGCCTGCATGAGCCCCTACCACTTCGTGCGCTCCTTCGGGGCCGAGGTGGGCGTGCCCCCGCACATCTACCAGCTCCAGCGGCGCATCGCGGCGGCCAAGCGCCTGCTGGCGGGCGGGGCCTCCATCGCGGACGTGGCCGCGGCCACCGGTTTCGCGGATCAGAGCCACCTCACCAACCGCTTCAAGGCCGTTGTTGGCGTCACCCCCGGGGCCTTCCGCAAAAAGAGCAAGAATCTGCAAGACGATCCCGCAGGGAAGGATGCAGAAGGCTCCTGA